The proteins below are encoded in one region of Dioscorea cayenensis subsp. rotundata cultivar TDr96_F1 chromosome 18, TDr96_F1_v2_PseudoChromosome.rev07_lg8_w22 25.fasta, whole genome shotgun sequence:
- the LOC120282059 gene encoding pentatricopeptide repeat-containing protein At5g27460, with translation MAALWRRARLGFQPDLLQNPRFFSSGLSRTDAAATADEDEARGSLAVSGDDLRSRIFRLRHPKRSATAALERWVSEGRQVSASELRLIARDLKRSQRYKHALEIFTWMESLSTFNISATDHATKLELITKVQTVAEAEMYFEKIRDSASRKAACFPLLHSYVKERDLEKAETFMAKLQSLGLLVNPHLFNEMMKLYMATGYFEKVFSVIQHMKRNKFPLNVLSYNLWMNACAKLSGVALVEMVYKEMVTDKNVEVGWSSYCTLANFYTTSGFYDKALTALRMAEQKLSMKNRLAYSFIMTNYSALNNRDGVLRLWESSKRVPGRITCVNYICVMLCLLKVGDFEEVEKIFRSWERECRKYDIRVSNVLLGAYVRNGRMDKAEALHHHTLERGGVPNYKTWEILMEGWVKTKQMDKAVEAMKKGFCLLKFCVWRPAAETVMAIMNYFEEQGSVENAKEYVKVLRRLRLMTLPLYKSFLRVHIQAGRAAPDIPKMMERDRIEMDEESTALIECMCKINSAEVP, from the exons ATGGCGGCGCTATGGAGGCGAGCTCGCTTGGGCTTTCAACCCgatctcctccaaaaccctaggtTCTTCTCTTCCGGCCTCTCGAGGACGGATGCAGCGGCTACCGCCGATGAAGATGAGGCCCGTGGATCACTGGCTGTCTCTGGCGACGATCTCCGGAGCCGGATCTTTCGTCTCCGGCATCCCAAGCGGAGCGCCACGGCGGCTCTCGAGAGATGGGTATCCGAAGGGCGTCAGGTATCGGCCTCCGAGCTCCGGCTTATCGCCCGGGACTTGAAGCGGTCTCAGCGCTACAAGCACGCTCTCGAG ATTTTTACATGGATGGAATCTCTGAGCACCTTCAATATATCAGCAACTGACCATGCCACCAAGCTGGAGTTGATTACCAAAGTTCAAACTGTTGCTGAGGCTGAGATGTACTTTGAGAAAATACGTGACAGTGCTTCCAGGAAGGCTGCATGTTTTCCTCTGCTCCATTCTTATGTGAAAGAAAGGGACTTGGAGAAAGCCGAGACTTTCATGGCAAAACTGCAGTCTTTAGGCTTGCTAGTAAATCCTCACCTGTTCAATGAGATGATGAAGCTGTATATGGCTACTGGTTACTTTGAAAAAGTCTTTTCTGTTATCCAGCATATGAAGCGCAACAAGTTCCCTCTAAATGTTCTATCTTACAATCTCTGGATGAATGCCTGTGCTAAGTTGTCAGGTGTTGCTTTAGTGGAGATGGTGTATAAGGAGATGGTAACAGACAAGAATGTTGAGGTGGGTTGGAGCTCGTATTGTACATTGGCCAATTTTTACACAACATCTGGGTTCTATGACAAGGCTCTCACTGCACTCAGAATGGCTGAACAGAAGCTATCTATGAAGAACCGCCTTGCTTACTCTTTTATCATGACAAACTACTCTGCTCTCAATAACAGGGATGGAGTCTTAAGGCTTTGGGAATCCAGCAAAAGAGTTCCTGGGAGGATCACTTGCGTGAACTATATTTGTGTAATGTTGTGTTTGCTGAAGGTTGGTGATTTTGAAGAGGTTGAGAAAATTTTTAGGTCATGGGAGCGGGAATGCAGAAAGTATGACATACGAGTTTCTAATGTTCTTTTAGGTGCATATGTTCGAAATGGAAGGATGGACAAGGCTGAGGCTTTGCATCATCATACTTTGGAAAGGGGAGGTGTCCCAAATTACAAGACGTGGGAAATTCTTATGGAGGGATGGGTGAAAACCAAACAAATGGACAAGGCAGTGGAGGCCATGAAGAAAGGTTTCTGCTTGCTGAAATTTTGTGTCTGGAGGCCTGCTGCGGAGACTGTCATGGCCATAATGAACTACTTTGAGGAGCAGGGCAGTGTTGAAAATGCAAAGGAGTATGTAAAGGTTCTTCGACGTTTGCGCCTCATGACCTTGCCTTTGTACAAGTCATTCCTAAGAGTGCATATCCAGGCTGGAAGAGCTGCCCCAGATATACCTAAGATGATGGAAAGAGATAGAATTGAAATGGATGAAGAAAGTACAGCTCTAATCGAATGTATGTGCAAAATAAATAGTGCTGAAGTTCCATAA
- the LOC120282105 gene encoding chaperone protein dnaJ 1, mitochondrial isoform X2 yields the protein MLAAGLGFQANTWSAVLCIARRLEMRRFRCFASAPRSIAKHSGQVSPALDLVGKRKEGFLTIIRSICGLSPCNPVAVQRPLSILRAWMLSSNRNFHATGFLCAMGSGDYYDILGVAKDATQDDIKKAFHALAKKYHPDVNKNNPTAKRKFQEVRDAYETLRDPEKRAHYDMGGENLRYATDGAKGFQDAYEEYATDQSARFHRDREDPFSDTFYKIFSEVFENESESFAPDIEVKLKLTFSEAAKGCTKHLSFRAQVVCDSCLGRGHPKHVKPSKCPNCNGTGRVTVFPFTSTCNACKGLGKTVKAGCQLCRGSGVVEGMKNINVAIPAGVDSGDTINVPKAGNSGGRRVHPGNLYIKLQVAKDPVFVRDGADIYVDSHISFTDAILGGKVEVPTLFGKTEVKIPKGVQPGQLLVLRARGLPKRIGLVDHGDQYVRFRVHFPSKLNERQRALMEEFAKEEAIQENNGFADGNWWQQITDYLIGPKFMLGIGFLLLIHLLLSKSMT from the exons ATGCTCGCCGCTGGGTTGGGATTTCAAGCAAACACTTGGTCGGCGGTTCTCTGCATCGCTCGCCGGCTGGAAATGCGTAGATTTCGTTGCTTCGCATCGGCACCAAGATCAATCGCAAAG CATAGCGGCCAGGTTTCACCAGCATTGGATCTTGTTGGCAAGCGAAAAGAAGGTTTCTTGACAATTATCAGATCAATTTGTGGCCTATCACCAT GCAACCCGGTTGCTGTTCAAAGGCCATTGAGCATTTTGAGAGCTTGGATGTTGTCTTCTAATCGAAATTTTCATGCTACTG GGTTTCTTTGTGCAATGGGGAGTGGTGACTACTATGACATACTTGGTGTTGCTAAAGATGCTACTCAAGATGATATTAAGAAAGCTTTCCATGct CTTGCCAAAAAATACCATCCAGATGTAAATAAGAACAACCCTACAGCAAAAAGAAAGTTTCAGGAGGTTAGAGATGCTTATGAG ACATTGCGAGATCCTGAAAAGAGAGCACACTATGACATG GGAGGAGAGAATCTAAGATATGCTACTGATGGCGCAAAAGGCTTCCAAGATGCTTATGAAGAATATGCTACTGATCAATCAGCAAGATTCCACCGTGACCGTGAGGATCCTTTCTCAGATACATTCTATAAAATATTCTCCGAG GTATTTGAAAATGAGAGTGAAAGTTTTGCACCTGACATAGAG GTTAAGCTGAAACTCACTTTCTCTGAAGCAGCTAAAGGGTGCACAAAGCATTTGTCATTTCGTGCACAAGTTGTTTGTGATTCATGCT TAGGAAGGGGTCATCCAAAACATGTGAAGCCATCGAAGTGTCCAAATTGTAACGGCACTGGGCGA GTTACTGTTTTTCCATTCACATCAACATGTAATGCTTGCAAAGGATTGGGAAAAACTGTTAAG GCTGGGTGCCAGCTATGCAGAGGATCAGGGGTGGTTGAAGGCATGAAGAATATTAATGTGGCTATTCCAGCAG GTGTTGATTCAGGAGATACAATTAATGTGCCGAAGGCTGGAAATAGTGGCGGAAGACGTGTCCATCCGGGAAACCTTTACATTAAGTTGCAG GTAGCCAAGGATCCTGTTTTTGTTCGTGATGGTGCTGATATTTATGTGGACTCTCATATCAGCTTCACAGAT GCTATTCTTGGAGGCAAGGTTGAAGTACCAACTTTGTTTGGGAAAACAGAAGTAAAG ATACCCAAAGGAGTTCAGCCTGGACAACTTTTGGTTTTAAGAGCAAGAG GTTTGCCAAAGAGAATAGGCCTAGTAGATCACGGGGATCAGTATGTGAGATTCCGTGTACATTTTCCTTC TAAACTAAATGAACGTCAGCGAGCTTTAATGGAGGAATTTGCCAAAGAAGAAGCTATTCAAGAAAACAATGGCTTTGCAGATGGAAATTG GTGGCAGCAAATCACTGATTATCTAATCGGCCCCAAATTCATGCTTGGCATCGGTTTCTTACTATTGATCCATCTGCTGCTGAGCAAAAGCATGACCTAA
- the LOC120282105 gene encoding chaperone protein dnaJ 1, mitochondrial isoform X1, which yields MLAAGLGFQANTWSAVLCIARRLEMRRFRCFASAPRSIAKHSGQVSPALDLVGKRKEGFLTIIRSICGLSPCNPVAVQRPLSILRAWMLSSNRNFHATGFLCAMGSGDYYDILGVAKDATQDDIKKAFHALAKKYHPDVNKNNPTAKRKFQEVRDAYETLRDPEKRAHYDMGGENLRYATDGAKGFQDAYEEYATDQSARFHRDREDPFSDTFYKIFSEVFENESESFAPDIEVKLKLTFSEAAKGCTKHLSFRAQVVCDSCLGRGHPKHVKPSKCPNCNGTGRVTVFPFTSTCNACKGLGKTVKAGCQLCRGSGVVEGMKNINVAIPAGVDSGDTINVPKAGNSGGRRVHPGNLYIKLQVAKDPVFVRDGADIYVDSHISFTDAILGGKVEVPTLFGKTEVKIPKGVQPGQLLVLRARGLPKRIGLVDHGDQYVRFRVHFPSKLNERQRALMEEFAKEEAIQENNGFADGNWLGGCLLHLLIQGYNLNFVPAFGCCNEIQTSTPTLCCCDEILCQVSDEINTPSASFLSCQLHKAY from the exons ATGCTCGCCGCTGGGTTGGGATTTCAAGCAAACACTTGGTCGGCGGTTCTCTGCATCGCTCGCCGGCTGGAAATGCGTAGATTTCGTTGCTTCGCATCGGCACCAAGATCAATCGCAAAG CATAGCGGCCAGGTTTCACCAGCATTGGATCTTGTTGGCAAGCGAAAAGAAGGTTTCTTGACAATTATCAGATCAATTTGTGGCCTATCACCAT GCAACCCGGTTGCTGTTCAAAGGCCATTGAGCATTTTGAGAGCTTGGATGTTGTCTTCTAATCGAAATTTTCATGCTACTG GGTTTCTTTGTGCAATGGGGAGTGGTGACTACTATGACATACTTGGTGTTGCTAAAGATGCTACTCAAGATGATATTAAGAAAGCTTTCCATGct CTTGCCAAAAAATACCATCCAGATGTAAATAAGAACAACCCTACAGCAAAAAGAAAGTTTCAGGAGGTTAGAGATGCTTATGAG ACATTGCGAGATCCTGAAAAGAGAGCACACTATGACATG GGAGGAGAGAATCTAAGATATGCTACTGATGGCGCAAAAGGCTTCCAAGATGCTTATGAAGAATATGCTACTGATCAATCAGCAAGATTCCACCGTGACCGTGAGGATCCTTTCTCAGATACATTCTATAAAATATTCTCCGAG GTATTTGAAAATGAGAGTGAAAGTTTTGCACCTGACATAGAG GTTAAGCTGAAACTCACTTTCTCTGAAGCAGCTAAAGGGTGCACAAAGCATTTGTCATTTCGTGCACAAGTTGTTTGTGATTCATGCT TAGGAAGGGGTCATCCAAAACATGTGAAGCCATCGAAGTGTCCAAATTGTAACGGCACTGGGCGA GTTACTGTTTTTCCATTCACATCAACATGTAATGCTTGCAAAGGATTGGGAAAAACTGTTAAG GCTGGGTGCCAGCTATGCAGAGGATCAGGGGTGGTTGAAGGCATGAAGAATATTAATGTGGCTATTCCAGCAG GTGTTGATTCAGGAGATACAATTAATGTGCCGAAGGCTGGAAATAGTGGCGGAAGACGTGTCCATCCGGGAAACCTTTACATTAAGTTGCAG GTAGCCAAGGATCCTGTTTTTGTTCGTGATGGTGCTGATATTTATGTGGACTCTCATATCAGCTTCACAGAT GCTATTCTTGGAGGCAAGGTTGAAGTACCAACTTTGTTTGGGAAAACAGAAGTAAAG ATACCCAAAGGAGTTCAGCCTGGACAACTTTTGGTTTTAAGAGCAAGAG GTTTGCCAAAGAGAATAGGCCTAGTAGATCACGGGGATCAGTATGTGAGATTCCGTGTACATTTTCCTTC TAAACTAAATGAACGTCAGCGAGCTTTAATGGAGGAATTTGCCAAAGAAGAAGCTATTCAAGAAAACAATGGCTTTGCAGATGGAAATTG GTTAGGTGGCTGTTTACTTCATCTTCTCATTCAAGgatataatttgaattttgttccTGCTTTTGGCTGTTGCAATGAGATACAAACTTCCACACCCACTCTTTGCTGTTGTGATGAAATACTTTGTCAAGTTTCTGACGAGATCAATACGCCGAGTGCATCTTTTCTGTCATGCCAACTTCACAAAGCATACTAA
- the LOC120282060 gene encoding glutathione transferase GST 23-like, translated as MANEEVKLYGMTLSPFVLRVEWALKLKHVEYKYVNEDLKNKSPQLLQYNPVHKQVPVLVHNGKPICESTIILEYIDEVWKNSCPLLPLDPHEKAVARFWAKFAEEKCLHSSFDVMSNAGEELKKAVEELKKNLKTLEGYLEGKKFFGGDIIGLVDIVAGWIPCWLPMIEELVGVTIVNEEHLPLIKAWMHDVLELDVVKETMPPLDKTAAHMKAIRENVLAAKSI; from the exons ATGGCAAATGAGGAAGTGAAGTTGTATGGGATGACCTTGAGCCCTTTCGTATTGCGAGTCGAATGGGCATTGAAACTCAAGCACGTTGAGTACAAGTACGTGAACGAAGATTTGAAGAACAAGAGTCCGCAACTCCTGCAATACAATCCTGTCCACAAACAAGTGCCTGTGCTTGTCCACAATGGAAAGCCAATCTGCGAATCAACTATCATACTTGAGTACATCGACGAGGTTTGGAAAAATAGTTGCCCACTCCTGCCCTTAGATCCACATGAGAAAGCCGTTGCTCGTTTCTGGGCTAAATTTGCAGAAGAAAAG TGCCTACATTCGTCTTTTGATGTAATGTCCAATGCCGGGGAGGAGCTGAAGAAGGCTGTGGAGGAGCTGAAGAAAAATCTCAAGACACTGGAAGGATACCTGGAAGGAAAGAAGTTCTTCGGTGGAGACATTATAGGGCTTGTGGACATTGTTGCTGGTTGGATCCCTTGCTGGCTTCCAATGATTGAGGAGCTAGTTGGAGTGACCATTGTCAATGAAGAGCATCTGCCGCTGATTAAGGCCTGGATGCATGATGTCCTTGAGCTCGATGTTGTTAAAGAGACTATGCCTCCTCTGGACAAAACTGCGGCACACATGAAGGCAATTCGTGAAAATGTTCTAGCTGCAAAATCCATCTAG
- the LOC120282105 gene encoding chaperone protein dnaJ 1, mitochondrial isoform X3, whose translation MLAAGLGFQANTWSAVLCIARRLEMRRFRCFASAPRSIAKHSGQVSPALDLVGKRKEGFLTIIRSICGLSPCNPVAVQRPLSILRAWMLSSNRNFHATGFLCAMGSGDYYDILGVAKDATQDDIKKAFHALAKKYHPDVNKNNPTAKRKFQEVRDAYETLRDPEKRAHYDMGGENLRYATDGAKGFQDAYEEYATDQSARFHRDREDPFSDTFYKIFSEVFENESESFAPDIEVKLKLTFSEAAKGCTKHLSFRAQVVCDSCLGRGHPKHVKPSKCPNCNGTGRVTVFPFTSTCNACKGLGKTVKAGCQLCRGSGVVEGMKNINVAIPAGVDSGDTINVPKAGNSGGRRVHPGNLYIKLQVAKDPVFVRDGADIYVDSHISFTDAILGGKVEVPTLFGKTEVKIPKGVQPGQLLVLRARGLPKRIGLVDHGDQYVRFRVHFPSKLNERQRALMEEFAKEEAIQENNGFADGNWLDEQLSTG comes from the exons ATGCTCGCCGCTGGGTTGGGATTTCAAGCAAACACTTGGTCGGCGGTTCTCTGCATCGCTCGCCGGCTGGAAATGCGTAGATTTCGTTGCTTCGCATCGGCACCAAGATCAATCGCAAAG CATAGCGGCCAGGTTTCACCAGCATTGGATCTTGTTGGCAAGCGAAAAGAAGGTTTCTTGACAATTATCAGATCAATTTGTGGCCTATCACCAT GCAACCCGGTTGCTGTTCAAAGGCCATTGAGCATTTTGAGAGCTTGGATGTTGTCTTCTAATCGAAATTTTCATGCTACTG GGTTTCTTTGTGCAATGGGGAGTGGTGACTACTATGACATACTTGGTGTTGCTAAAGATGCTACTCAAGATGATATTAAGAAAGCTTTCCATGct CTTGCCAAAAAATACCATCCAGATGTAAATAAGAACAACCCTACAGCAAAAAGAAAGTTTCAGGAGGTTAGAGATGCTTATGAG ACATTGCGAGATCCTGAAAAGAGAGCACACTATGACATG GGAGGAGAGAATCTAAGATATGCTACTGATGGCGCAAAAGGCTTCCAAGATGCTTATGAAGAATATGCTACTGATCAATCAGCAAGATTCCACCGTGACCGTGAGGATCCTTTCTCAGATACATTCTATAAAATATTCTCCGAG GTATTTGAAAATGAGAGTGAAAGTTTTGCACCTGACATAGAG GTTAAGCTGAAACTCACTTTCTCTGAAGCAGCTAAAGGGTGCACAAAGCATTTGTCATTTCGTGCACAAGTTGTTTGTGATTCATGCT TAGGAAGGGGTCATCCAAAACATGTGAAGCCATCGAAGTGTCCAAATTGTAACGGCACTGGGCGA GTTACTGTTTTTCCATTCACATCAACATGTAATGCTTGCAAAGGATTGGGAAAAACTGTTAAG GCTGGGTGCCAGCTATGCAGAGGATCAGGGGTGGTTGAAGGCATGAAGAATATTAATGTGGCTATTCCAGCAG GTGTTGATTCAGGAGATACAATTAATGTGCCGAAGGCTGGAAATAGTGGCGGAAGACGTGTCCATCCGGGAAACCTTTACATTAAGTTGCAG GTAGCCAAGGATCCTGTTTTTGTTCGTGATGGTGCTGATATTTATGTGGACTCTCATATCAGCTTCACAGAT GCTATTCTTGGAGGCAAGGTTGAAGTACCAACTTTGTTTGGGAAAACAGAAGTAAAG ATACCCAAAGGAGTTCAGCCTGGACAACTTTTGGTTTTAAGAGCAAGAG GTTTGCCAAAGAGAATAGGCCTAGTAGATCACGGGGATCAGTATGTGAGATTCCGTGTACATTTTCCTTC TAAACTAAATGAACGTCAGCGAGCTTTAATGGAGGAATTTGCCAAAGAAGAAGCTATTCAAGAAAACAATGGCTTTGCAGATGGAAATTG GCTTGATGAGCAGCTATCTACTGGTTAA
- the LOC120281898 gene encoding glutathione transferase GST 23-like produces the protein MGEKREVKLFGMWASPFSLRVEWALKLKGIDYEYINEKDIPYKKSQELLHFNPITKKIPVLVHHGKPLPESTVIVEYIDEAWPNGFRILPLDPFERAQARFWARFADEKFLPIIFNVYTKTGEELKKAAKELQEALKNLEKALDGKKFFGGETLGYLDIIVGWIPYWLRVIEELTGAIIIDDETLPLMNAWFDNFLAVEIIKNTLPPKDEFYEFSRGRREEFMSGQLTLD, from the exons atgggagagaaaagagaagtgaAGTTATTTGGGATGTGGGCAAGTCCATTCTCATTAAGGGTAGAATGGGCTTTGAAACTcaaaggtattgattatgaataCATCAATGAAAAAGACATTCCATACAAAAAGAGCCAAGAGCTTCTTCACTTCAATCCAATCACTAAAAAAATCCCTGTTCTTGTTCATCATGGCAAACCCCTCCCTGAATCAACGGTCATCGTTGAGTACATCGATGAGGCCTGGCCTAACGGGTTTCGGATCTTGCCTTTGGATCCGTTTGAGAGGGCTCAAGCCCGTTTTTGGGCACGCTTTGCTGACGAGAAg TTCTTGCCAATTATATTTAATGTGTATACAAAAACCGGCGAGGAGCTAAAGAAGGCCGCAAAGGAACTACAAGAGGCTCTCAAAAATCTCGAAAAAGCCCTTGATGGTAAGAAATTCTTCGGGGGTGAAACACTCGGGTACTTGGACATCATCGTCGGGTGGATACCATATTGGCTCCGAGTGATCGAGGAGCTCACCGGAGCCATCATCATCGATGATGAAACACTTCCCTTGATGAATGCATGGTTTGATAATTTTTTGGCAGttgaaattatcaaaaatacCCTTCCTCCGAAGGATGAATTCTATGAGTTCAGTAGAGGACGCCGTGAAGAGTTTATGTCCGGACAATTAACTCTTGATTAA